In Hyperolius riggenbachi isolate aHypRig1 chromosome 10, aHypRig1.pri, whole genome shotgun sequence, a genomic segment contains:
- the LOC137534944 gene encoding zinc finger and SCAN domain-containing protein 2-like isoform X2, with translation MVEEVRRIRTAAALLQGGSSCRDHHMTMPTGMDEDRRHMTERIFNLTLEIIYMLIGEKYEVVKNAPINQLTSSSPRHVPSPIIVSPHFALTPYSLTTERNKMEKILEAIKMVTQLLTGEVPIRCQDVTVYFSMEEWQYIEAHKDLYKDAMMENVETFRHNKEEETLLDLTLEIITLLTGEHYAVIRKTSAEHNTMRRSHPHSARLRKSQSPITASCPLSLIPETQQQKILEVTNQITELLTGEVPLRCQDIAVYFSMEEWQCIEGHKDLYKDVMMETQQILTLSGGHNIGNRSEGHLVSQPADAAEDNGFTQCSPISVDKHQRSRNADGEMAPKRDRHKRDHTTEKPYSCSECDKVFKIKALLVKHQRTHTGEKPFACSKCSKCFINYNSLQRHIKLHDGEKPFSCPDCGKDYSDKGSLVKHQRSHTGERPFPCSECGKRFYRKSHLDRHQTRHTGVRPFSCSECGKRFCQEGELLTHQRSHTGVRPFSCSECGKSFKQRGHLLAHERIHTGERPFSCSECGQSFIDKKELISHQRRHTGEQPFTCSECGKCFSRNKSLDRHQKIHTGERPFTCLECGESFSRKDSLLIHQRSQCLEHGESSSNKVELLEQQKNHISKQPFFCSECGKGFSVKSSLVSHQKIHTGERPHSCSECGKCFSQKTHLDIHQRSHTGERPFSCSECGKCFSLKSSLVLHQKIHTGIDLFTCSKCGKSFSSKKNLVKHKKNHELEHLLPIQSQGNDSL, from the exons TCTACATGCTGATTGGAGAG AAATATGAAGTGGTGAAAAATGCACCCATTAACCAATTAACATCCAGCAGCCCTCGGCATGTGCCATCCCCCATCATAGTGTCTCCACATTTTGCCCTGACTCCATACTCCTTGACAACAGAGAGGAACAAGATGGAGAAGATCCTGGAAGCCATCAAGATGGTCACTCAGCTACTGACGGGAGAG GTTCCTATAAGATGTCAGGATGTCAccgtctatttctccatggaggagtggcagtatatagaagcacacaaggacctctacaaggacgccaTGATGGAGAATGTGGAGACCTTTAGACATAACAAGGAAGAAGAGACATTACTGGACCTAACCCTGGAGATCATCACCCtgttgactggagag CATTATGCGGTGATAAGGAAGACCTCAGCTGAACATAACACTATGAGAAGAAGTCATCCACACTCTGCTAGACTGAGAAAAAGCCAGAGTCCAATCACTGCTtcctgtcccctctccctcatacCTGAGACACAACAGCAGAAGATTCTAGAGGTCACCAACCAAATCACTGAgctactgacaggagag GTTCCTCTAAGGTGTCAGGATATTGCCGtttatttctccatggaggagtggcagtgtatagaaggacacaaggacctctacaaggatgtCATGATGGAGACTCAGCAAATCCTTACATTGTCAG ggggacacAATATCGGGAACAGGTCAGAGGGACATCTTGTGTCACAACCAGCTGATGCAGCAGAAGATAATGGCTTCACACAATGTTCTCCCATTTCTGTAGACAAACATCAGAGGAGTCGGAATGCAGATGGTGAAATGGCTCCAAAACGTGACAGACACAAGAGGGATCACACCACGGAGAAGCCTTATTCCTGTTCTGAGTGTGATAAAGTGTTTAAAATAAAGGCCCTGCTTGTTAaacatcagagaactcacactggggaAAAACCCTTCGCCTGTTCCAAGTGCAGCAAatgttttataaattataacagtCTACAAAGACATATTAAGCTTCATGATGGTGAAAAGCCATTTTCCTGTCCAGACTGTGGGAAAGATTACTCTGATAAAGGAAGCCTTGTTaaacaccagagaagtcacacaggcgagcgtccttttccctgttcagagtgtgggaaaaggttTTATCGAAAATCACACCTTGATAGACACCAAACTCGTCACACAGGTGTTCGTcctttttcctgttcagagtgtgggaaacgtttttgTCAGGAAGGAGAACTTCTTacacaccagagaagtcacacaggtgtgcgtcctttttcctgttcagagtgtgggaagagtTTCAAACAGAGAGGACACCTTCTTGCACATGAAAGAATTCACACGGGTGAACGCCCTTTTTCCTGCTCAGAGTGTGGGCAATCTTTCATTGATAAAAAAGAACTTATCAGTCACCAGAGAAGACACACAGGTGAACAGCCTTTTACCTGCTCAGAGTGCGGAAAATGTTTCAGTCGAAATAAAAGCTTAGATAGGCACCAGAaaattcacacaggtgagcgtcctTTTACCTGTTTAGAGTGTGGGGAATCTTTCAGTCGGAAAGACAGTCTTCTTATACACCAGAGAAGTCAGTGTTTAGAGCACGGTGAAAGTTCCAGTAATAAAGTAGAGCTTCTTGAACAGCAGAAAAATCACATCAGTAAGCAACCCTTtttctgttcagagtgtgggaaaggttttagtGTGAAATCAAGCCTTGTTTCACACCAGAAAATTCATACAGGCGAACGTCCTcattcttgttctgagtgtggaaagTGTTTCAGTCAGAAAACTCACCTTGATATACACCAGAGAAGTCATACCGGCGAGCGTCCTTTCTCttgctctgagtgtgggaaatgtttcagtttaAAATCAAGCCTTGTTTTACACCAGAAAATTCACACAGGTATTGATCTTTTTACCTGCTCAAAGTGTGGAAAAAGTTTCAGTTCTAAAAAAAACCTTGTtaaacacaagaaaaatcatgaaCTTGAGCATCTGCTTCCTATTCAAAGTCAAGGAAATGATTCACTCTGA
- the LOC137534944 gene encoding zinc finger and SCAN domain-containing protein 2-like isoform X3 gives MTMPTGMDEDRRHMTERIFNLTLEIIYMLIGEKYEVVKNAPINQLTSSSPRHVPSPIIVSPHFALTPYSLTTERNKMEKILEAIKMVTQLLTGEVPIRCQDVTVYFSMEEWQYIEAHKDLYKDAMMENVETFRHNKEEETLLDLTLEIITLLTGEHYAVIRKTSAEHNTMRRSHPHSARLRKSQSPITASCPLSLIPETQQQKILEVTNQITELLTGEVPLRCQDIAVYFSMEEWQCIEGHKDLYKDVMMETQQILTLSAGGHNIGNRSEGHLVSQPADAAEDNGFTQCSPISVDKHQRSRNADGEMAPKRDRHKRDHTTEKPYSCSECDKVFKIKALLVKHQRTHTGEKPFACSKCSKCFINYNSLQRHIKLHDGEKPFSCPDCGKDYSDKGSLVKHQRSHTGERPFPCSECGKRFYRKSHLDRHQTRHTGVRPFSCSECGKRFCQEGELLTHQRSHTGVRPFSCSECGKSFKQRGHLLAHERIHTGERPFSCSECGQSFIDKKELISHQRRHTGEQPFTCSECGKCFSRNKSLDRHQKIHTGERPFTCLECGESFSRKDSLLIHQRSQCLEHGESSSNKVELLEQQKNHISKQPFFCSECGKGFSVKSSLVSHQKIHTGERPHSCSECGKCFSQKTHLDIHQRSHTGERPFSCSECGKCFSLKSSLVLHQKIHTGIDLFTCSKCGKSFSSKKNLVKHKKNHELEHLLPIQSQGNDSL, from the exons TCTACATGCTGATTGGAGAG AAATATGAAGTGGTGAAAAATGCACCCATTAACCAATTAACATCCAGCAGCCCTCGGCATGTGCCATCCCCCATCATAGTGTCTCCACATTTTGCCCTGACTCCATACTCCTTGACAACAGAGAGGAACAAGATGGAGAAGATCCTGGAAGCCATCAAGATGGTCACTCAGCTACTGACGGGAGAG GTTCCTATAAGATGTCAGGATGTCAccgtctatttctccatggaggagtggcagtatatagaagcacacaaggacctctacaaggacgccaTGATGGAGAATGTGGAGACCTTTAGACATAACAAGGAAGAAGAGACATTACTGGACCTAACCCTGGAGATCATCACCCtgttgactggagag CATTATGCGGTGATAAGGAAGACCTCAGCTGAACATAACACTATGAGAAGAAGTCATCCACACTCTGCTAGACTGAGAAAAAGCCAGAGTCCAATCACTGCTtcctgtcccctctccctcatacCTGAGACACAACAGCAGAAGATTCTAGAGGTCACCAACCAAATCACTGAgctactgacaggagag GTTCCTCTAAGGTGTCAGGATATTGCCGtttatttctccatggaggagtggcagtgtatagaaggacacaaggacctctacaaggatgtCATGATGGAGACTCAGCAAATCCTTACATTGTCAG cagggggacacAATATCGGGAACAGGTCAGAGGGACATCTTGTGTCACAACCAGCTGATGCAGCAGAAGATAATGGCTTCACACAATGTTCTCCCATTTCTGTAGACAAACATCAGAGGAGTCGGAATGCAGATGGTGAAATGGCTCCAAAACGTGACAGACACAAGAGGGATCACACCACGGAGAAGCCTTATTCCTGTTCTGAGTGTGATAAAGTGTTTAAAATAAAGGCCCTGCTTGTTAaacatcagagaactcacactggggaAAAACCCTTCGCCTGTTCCAAGTGCAGCAAatgttttataaattataacagtCTACAAAGACATATTAAGCTTCATGATGGTGAAAAGCCATTTTCCTGTCCAGACTGTGGGAAAGATTACTCTGATAAAGGAAGCCTTGTTaaacaccagagaagtcacacaggcgagcgtccttttccctgttcagagtgtgggaaaaggttTTATCGAAAATCACACCTTGATAGACACCAAACTCGTCACACAGGTGTTCGTcctttttcctgttcagagtgtgggaaacgtttttgTCAGGAAGGAGAACTTCTTacacaccagagaagtcacacaggtgtgcgtcctttttcctgttcagagtgtgggaagagtTTCAAACAGAGAGGACACCTTCTTGCACATGAAAGAATTCACACGGGTGAACGCCCTTTTTCCTGCTCAGAGTGTGGGCAATCTTTCATTGATAAAAAAGAACTTATCAGTCACCAGAGAAGACACACAGGTGAACAGCCTTTTACCTGCTCAGAGTGCGGAAAATGTTTCAGTCGAAATAAAAGCTTAGATAGGCACCAGAaaattcacacaggtgagcgtcctTTTACCTGTTTAGAGTGTGGGGAATCTTTCAGTCGGAAAGACAGTCTTCTTATACACCAGAGAAGTCAGTGTTTAGAGCACGGTGAAAGTTCCAGTAATAAAGTAGAGCTTCTTGAACAGCAGAAAAATCACATCAGTAAGCAACCCTTtttctgttcagagtgtgggaaaggttttagtGTGAAATCAAGCCTTGTTTCACACCAGAAAATTCATACAGGCGAACGTCCTcattcttgttctgagtgtggaaagTGTTTCAGTCAGAAAACTCACCTTGATATACACCAGAGAAGTCATACCGGCGAGCGTCCTTTCTCttgctctgagtgtgggaaatgtttcagtttaAAATCAAGCCTTGTTTTACACCAGAAAATTCACACAGGTATTGATCTTTTTACCTGCTCAAAGTGTGGAAAAAGTTTCAGTTCTAAAAAAAACCTTGTtaaacacaagaaaaatcatgaaCTTGAGCATCTGCTTCCTATTCAAAGTCAAGGAAATGATTCACTCTGA
- the LOC137534944 gene encoding zinc finger and SCAN domain-containing protein 2-like isoform X1: MVEEVRRIRTAAALLQGGSSCRDHHMTMPTGMDEDRRHMTERIFNLTLEIIYMLIGEKYEVVKNAPINQLTSSSPRHVPSPIIVSPHFALTPYSLTTERNKMEKILEAIKMVTQLLTGEVPIRCQDVTVYFSMEEWQYIEAHKDLYKDAMMENVETFRHNKEEETLLDLTLEIITLLTGEHYAVIRKTSAEHNTMRRSHPHSARLRKSQSPITASCPLSLIPETQQQKILEVTNQITELLTGEVPLRCQDIAVYFSMEEWQCIEGHKDLYKDVMMETQQILTLSAGGHNIGNRSEGHLVSQPADAAEDNGFTQCSPISVDKHQRSRNADGEMAPKRDRHKRDHTTEKPYSCSECDKVFKIKALLVKHQRTHTGEKPFACSKCSKCFINYNSLQRHIKLHDGEKPFSCPDCGKDYSDKGSLVKHQRSHTGERPFPCSECGKRFYRKSHLDRHQTRHTGVRPFSCSECGKRFCQEGELLTHQRSHTGVRPFSCSECGKSFKQRGHLLAHERIHTGERPFSCSECGQSFIDKKELISHQRRHTGEQPFTCSECGKCFSRNKSLDRHQKIHTGERPFTCLECGESFSRKDSLLIHQRSQCLEHGESSSNKVELLEQQKNHISKQPFFCSECGKGFSVKSSLVSHQKIHTGERPHSCSECGKCFSQKTHLDIHQRSHTGERPFSCSECGKCFSLKSSLVLHQKIHTGIDLFTCSKCGKSFSSKKNLVKHKKNHELEHLLPIQSQGNDSL, from the exons TCTACATGCTGATTGGAGAG AAATATGAAGTGGTGAAAAATGCACCCATTAACCAATTAACATCCAGCAGCCCTCGGCATGTGCCATCCCCCATCATAGTGTCTCCACATTTTGCCCTGACTCCATACTCCTTGACAACAGAGAGGAACAAGATGGAGAAGATCCTGGAAGCCATCAAGATGGTCACTCAGCTACTGACGGGAGAG GTTCCTATAAGATGTCAGGATGTCAccgtctatttctccatggaggagtggcagtatatagaagcacacaaggacctctacaaggacgccaTGATGGAGAATGTGGAGACCTTTAGACATAACAAGGAAGAAGAGACATTACTGGACCTAACCCTGGAGATCATCACCCtgttgactggagag CATTATGCGGTGATAAGGAAGACCTCAGCTGAACATAACACTATGAGAAGAAGTCATCCACACTCTGCTAGACTGAGAAAAAGCCAGAGTCCAATCACTGCTtcctgtcccctctccctcatacCTGAGACACAACAGCAGAAGATTCTAGAGGTCACCAACCAAATCACTGAgctactgacaggagag GTTCCTCTAAGGTGTCAGGATATTGCCGtttatttctccatggaggagtggcagtgtatagaaggacacaaggacctctacaaggatgtCATGATGGAGACTCAGCAAATCCTTACATTGTCAG cagggggacacAATATCGGGAACAGGTCAGAGGGACATCTTGTGTCACAACCAGCTGATGCAGCAGAAGATAATGGCTTCACACAATGTTCTCCCATTTCTGTAGACAAACATCAGAGGAGTCGGAATGCAGATGGTGAAATGGCTCCAAAACGTGACAGACACAAGAGGGATCACACCACGGAGAAGCCTTATTCCTGTTCTGAGTGTGATAAAGTGTTTAAAATAAAGGCCCTGCTTGTTAaacatcagagaactcacactggggaAAAACCCTTCGCCTGTTCCAAGTGCAGCAAatgttttataaattataacagtCTACAAAGACATATTAAGCTTCATGATGGTGAAAAGCCATTTTCCTGTCCAGACTGTGGGAAAGATTACTCTGATAAAGGAAGCCTTGTTaaacaccagagaagtcacacaggcgagcgtccttttccctgttcagagtgtgggaaaaggttTTATCGAAAATCACACCTTGATAGACACCAAACTCGTCACACAGGTGTTCGTcctttttcctgttcagagtgtgggaaacgtttttgTCAGGAAGGAGAACTTCTTacacaccagagaagtcacacaggtgtgcgtcctttttcctgttcagagtgtgggaagagtTTCAAACAGAGAGGACACCTTCTTGCACATGAAAGAATTCACACGGGTGAACGCCCTTTTTCCTGCTCAGAGTGTGGGCAATCTTTCATTGATAAAAAAGAACTTATCAGTCACCAGAGAAGACACACAGGTGAACAGCCTTTTACCTGCTCAGAGTGCGGAAAATGTTTCAGTCGAAATAAAAGCTTAGATAGGCACCAGAaaattcacacaggtgagcgtcctTTTACCTGTTTAGAGTGTGGGGAATCTTTCAGTCGGAAAGACAGTCTTCTTATACACCAGAGAAGTCAGTGTTTAGAGCACGGTGAAAGTTCCAGTAATAAAGTAGAGCTTCTTGAACAGCAGAAAAATCACATCAGTAAGCAACCCTTtttctgttcagagtgtgggaaaggttttagtGTGAAATCAAGCCTTGTTTCACACCAGAAAATTCATACAGGCGAACGTCCTcattcttgttctgagtgtggaaagTGTTTCAGTCAGAAAACTCACCTTGATATACACCAGAGAAGTCATACCGGCGAGCGTCCTTTCTCttgctctgagtgtgggaaatgtttcagtttaAAATCAAGCCTTGTTTTACACCAGAAAATTCACACAGGTATTGATCTTTTTACCTGCTCAAAGTGTGGAAAAAGTTTCAGTTCTAAAAAAAACCTTGTtaaacacaagaaaaatcatgaaCTTGAGCATCTGCTTCCTATTCAAAGTCAAGGAAATGATTCACTCTGA